One Nitrosopumilus sp. genomic window, TGATGTGCCAGGAAGTGTATTTACTCCCGCTTCTTTCATCTTCTTCAAAAATTCTTCAATTGAAACGTTTGAGCGCATTGCTCCGTATAAAATTTCTTCAGGTGAGAATCCATGAATGTGGATGTCTGGAATCTCTTTCTTGATGTCTCTACAAATATTTTCATACAAATTTCCTTCCATGTCTGGAGGTAATCCTGCCTGAATGCAAACTTCTGTTGCTCCTAGTTGATATGCTTCTTTTGCTCTTCGCACAATCTCTTCATTTGGAAGGAAATATCCTTCTTCTTCTCTAAAATCTCTACTAAATGCACAAAAACCACACTGTTTGATACAGACATTTGTAAAATTGATATTTCTATTTACCACATATGATACAATGTCTCCTACTCTTCTCTTCCTTAATTCATCTGCAACTAATCCTACTAAATGAAAATCAATCCCTTGTGCATTAAATAATTCTAATCCTTCATTTGCAGAAACCTCTTTTTCAGATAATGCTTTGTTTAAAATTTTGGCAACTATGGGATCTGCATTTTTGAAAAGTGAATCTATATTGATTGTCATCTCCAATATTCCTCTTTTACGAATCCTTCCTCATTTTCAATAACTGCTATCTTATCTCTTAACTCTTTACTAATAAATGAAAAGTACTCTGGATATATTGGAAATCTGCATTTTAAATCAAAACCTGCATTTTTTGAATACTTATCAACTTTATCAATTTTAGGCCAAGAAAATTCTGGATTGACAAAATCTGGAGTTAATGGAGAAATTCCTCCCCAATCATTAATTCCTACGGATAAAAAACTTTGATATGACTTTGGAGACAAATTTGGAGGAATCTGAATATTCATTTGTGGCATAATAATTCTGGAAAGTGCCACCACCAATTTGAAATATTTTTCATCTGCAGATGGGCTGTCTTTCATCTTTGTATCTTGTTTTGGTTGAAAATTTTGTAGAATTAATTCCTGAATGTTTCCATATCTATCATTAAGTTGCTTTATTGCAAATAGTGAATCAATAATTTCTTCTATTGTTTCCCCAATTCCTACAAGAATCCCTGTTGTCATTGGAATTCTTAACTTTCCAGAATTTTCCAGAATCTCTAGTCTTGCTTTTGGTCTTTTACTTGCTGCCAAATAATGTGGCATTCCTTTTTCTGTTAGTCTTTCACTTACATTTTCTAGCATTACGCCCATAGACACATTCGTTTTTTTCAATTCTTTCATTTCTTCATAGTTTAGATTTCCAGCATTTGTATGTGGGAATAATCCTGTTTCTAATGCTATTTCTGATGAATGAATAAGATATTCTGTAGTCGTTTTGAATCCGTTCTTTTTTAACCACTCTCTTGCTTCTTGATATTTTTTTTCAGGTTGTTCTCCTGTTACAAAAAGTGCTTCTACGCATCTGTATTTTTTTGCAAGTACAAGTAATTCTGAAATTTGCTGTTTTGACATTAAAGATAATTTTGTTTCTTCTGGCTCTGCTTTGTATGTGCAATAGGAACATGTATCTTTACATAAATTTACTATGTTGAAAAATGCTTTTTTGGAAAATGTCACCGAATCTTTTTTAAATTTTTTTCTTAATGTCTGTGAAACTGTAAATAATTCGTTTGGGTTTTTTACTGCTTTTTGATATATGGCATTTACATCTTGGCAAGAGATGGGTTTGTTTTCTAAAATATTATTTAAAATCTCTGAATCAAAGACAAGATTGTTCAACAGAAGAATTTCTAGTTAAGAAGTATTTATGCTTGTTCTGAATTAATTTTCATTTGGTCTCTCTTGAAGTACTAGTGTGACATCTGTTGTCCTTCCATCTCTTAAAATTTCTATAACCATTTCATCCCCAACTGATTTTGCTCTTTGGAGGTGAATTAGTATGTCGTCAATTTTTCTAACTTCTTTTCCATCTACTGCCAAAATAATATCTCCTCCTACTGGATAATTCCTGCCTTCTACTTCTATTGTTTTATCTGAACCAATTAATCCTGCATCAAATGCTGGACTATCTTCCACTACTGTGATTACTAAGAATCCTACTGCGTCTTGAAGATCTAATACTTTTGCCATGTCTGGATCAATGTCTCTTCCTGCAATTCCAATCCATGGGTGTTTGTATTCCCCCTCTTCAATCAATGTGGGAACAATTTTTGCAACTGTTTGTGACGGAATTGCAAATCCTACCCCTGTAAATTCTCCAGTAGCTGATTGAATTGCTGTGTTGATACCAACAATTTCTCCACGCATGTTAAGTAACGGTCCTCCAGAGTTTCCTGGGTTAATTGCAGCGTCTGTTTGAATAACATCTGGGATTTGATATGCTGAATCTGCAGATGGAAGCAATCTTCCTAATTGACTTACAATGCCTGAAGTCATGGAACCTGATAATCCAAATGGGTTGCCTATTGCGGCTATGCCTTCTCCTACTTTGAGATTTGAAGAATCTCCTATTGATAATGGATTCAACAAAGCTAAATCTGCACTTACTTTGATTACTGCAATGTCTGTATATTCATCTGCCCCAATTATTTCTGCATTATATGATCTACCGTCAAGAAAAGTAACTATTACTTTACTTGCATTTTTTACAACATGTGCATTTGTAATTATATGTCCTTTCTTATCAAACACAAAACCTGATCCTACTCCACCTGTAATGTCATCTGATTCCCCTCTTTGAACATTAACTCTGACTACTCCTGGTTCTGATTTTTCAAAAATTTCGATTAATGATAACTTGTTTGAAAATATTGGTGCTATTTCTTCTACTGCATTTGCTGAATTCCCATCAGTTACAGAAATTTCTGGTTTTAGTGATTCTGGTGGAGTGCTAAACAACACTGCAACAATCGCAATTACCATTATTGCCCCTATTGCCCCACCTACAAACATTCCAGATTTGTCCATGAGATTTTTTATTCTCTATTTTCTATCTAAAAGGCTTGCTATACACTGATCGAACTTTGAGAATGATCTTTCATTGAGTAACTTCTACCCCTCCAAGTTACTGCTGATGTTTTTTTGGCTTGTAGTAATCCGCTCAAAAATCCTAATACTACCACAAGACTTCCGAGTGGAGCAAAGACTGCATATGCTAATTTTAATTTTAATCCTATTTTGACTTCAATCACAGCTCCCAAGTAAATCAAAATACATGTGATTGCTGATGTAATGCATAGAATTTTTGTGGGTATTGTTTCTGTTGGTAGTATTGTTGAAATTGTAAATATTGGAAATGGGATAAATAACAAAAATACTATTGCAAAAAATATCCCTATGGCAATTTTTCCACTTTGAAGATATAGTGGAACCATTAATCGTTTTAATGCATTCCATAATGTATTCTTGTCACGAGCCCAAATGGCCTCAATAAGATGTTCTCCACGAACCATTTTCATTTTATATCCTGATTCTTTTACTTTTTTCCCTAGTGCACCATCTTCAATAATCTCGTGTTTTACCCCTTCATGCATTCCTATTTCTTGATAAATTGTTTTTTTCAAAATAAAGAAACTTCCAAAAAAATACCCTGTCTTTTTTGAAGGGTTGTTGACATTTAATGCAGAAAATCTTGTATGCAAAAATGTAGAAATCATTGGGAGTGTGATGTTTGTCCAAAAATCAAATGTTAACATTTTTGGAATTGCTGACAAAGCATCTAGACTGAATGAATTCAAGTGAGAGACAGCTAGTGTAATGACATTTTTTGCATGTTTTGTATCTGCATCTGTGAATAACAATAATTCTCCTGTTGCTTTGTTGTATCCTTCCATACATGCCCAATTTTTCCCCATCCATCCTTCTGGCTTTGGTCTTGCAGTGACTGCTATCACCTTATCATATTTCTCTGCATATTTTGAAATAATTTTTCCAGTGTTATCTTCTGATGAATCATCTATTACAATAATTTCATAATTTTTGTAATCTTGATTAACAAGAGAATCTAAACATTTTTCAATAAATTCTTCTTCATTTCTTGCTGGAAGGATTATTGAGACTTTGGGATTTATTTTTGATGTATTTTCAAATCTATCTAAGTATGG contains:
- a CDS encoding glycosyltransferase, translating into MDLLADIFNYSLTAILIGICGAWIFLIKSMIDSFRLTPYLDRFENTSKINPKVSIILPARNEEEFIEKCLDSLVNQDYKNYEIIVIDDSSEDNTGKIISKYAEKYDKVIAVTARPKPEGWMGKNWACMEGYNKATGELLLFTDADTKHAKNVITLAVSHLNSFSLDALSAIPKMLTFDFWTNITLPMISTFLHTRFSALNVNNPSKKTGYFFGSFFILKKTIYQEIGMHEGVKHEIIEDGALGKKVKESGYKMKMVRGEHLIEAIWARDKNTLWNALKRLMVPLYLQSGKIAIGIFFAIVFLLFIPFPIFTISTILPTETIPTKILCITSAITCILIYLGAVIEVKIGLKLKLAYAVFAPLGSLVVVLGFLSGLLQAKKTSAVTWRGRSYSMKDHSQSSISV
- a CDS encoding trypsin-like peptidase domain-containing protein; this encodes MDKSGMFVGGAIGAIMVIAIVAVLFSTPPESLKPEISVTDGNSANAVEEIAPIFSNKLSLIEIFEKSEPGVVRVNVQRGESDDITGGVGSGFVFDKKGHIITNAHVVKNASKVIVTFLDGRSYNAEIIGADEYTDIAVIKVSADLALLNPLSIGDSSNLKVGEGIAAIGNPFGLSGSMTSGIVSQLGRLLPSADSAYQIPDVIQTDAAINPGNSGGPLLNMRGEIVGINTAIQSATGEFTGVGFAIPSQTVAKIVPTLIEEGEYKHPWIGIAGRDIDPDMAKVLDLQDAVGFLVITVVEDSPAFDAGLIGSDKTIEVEGRNYPVGGDIILAVDGKEVRKIDDILIHLQRAKSVGDEMVIEILRDGRTTDVTLVLQERPNEN
- the cofG gene encoding 7,8-didemethyl-8-hydroxy-5-deazariboflavin synthase subunit CofG, whose amino-acid sequence is MNNLVFDSEILNNILENKPISCQDVNAIYQKAVKNPNELFTVSQTLRKKFKKDSVTFSKKAFFNIVNLCKDTCSYCTYKAEPEETKLSLMSKQQISELLVLAKKYRCVEALFVTGEQPEKKYQEAREWLKKNGFKTTTEYLIHSSEIALETGLFPHTNAGNLNYEEMKELKKTNVSMGVMLENVSERLTEKGMPHYLAASKRPKARLEILENSGKLRIPMTTGILVGIGETIEEIIDSLFAIKQLNDRYGNIQELILQNFQPKQDTKMKDSPSADEKYFKLVVALSRIIMPQMNIQIPPNLSPKSYQSFLSVGINDWGGISPLTPDFVNPEFSWPKIDKVDKYSKNAGFDLKCRFPIYPEYFSFISKELRDKIAVIENEEGFVKEEYWR